Proteins from a genomic interval of Cupriavidus sp. WKF15:
- a CDS encoding non-heme iron oxygenase ferredoxin subunit yields MSEWIDVARAEDFAPGTCRNVDVDGVEVAVFNVDGHYYAIEALCSHEAEPLCGGDLEGQEVVCPRHGSHFSLLTGEALCPPAYEPVATFPVRVQDGKVQVRDER; encoded by the coding sequence ATGAGCGAGTGGATCGATGTCGCCCGCGCCGAGGATTTCGCGCCGGGCACTTGCCGCAATGTCGATGTCGATGGGGTAGAGGTCGCGGTATTCAATGTGGATGGCCATTACTACGCCATCGAGGCCCTCTGCTCGCACGAGGCCGAGCCGCTTTGCGGCGGCGACCTGGAAGGCCAGGAAGTCGTGTGCCCGCGCCACGGCTCGCATTTTTCCCTGCTGACGGGCGAGGCGCTGTGCCCGCCCGCATACGAGCCGGTGGCGACCTTTCCGGTCCGGGTGCAGGACGGCAAGGTGCAGGTCAGGGACGAGCGCTGA
- the sufB gene encoding Fe-S cluster assembly protein SufB, with translation MATPARKLDELISQGYKHGFYTPVETDTVPCGLNEDVIRMISAIKGEPEFMREWRLKAFRHWLTMSEPHWATVKHPPIDYQAIAYYAAPRSQKAGPKTLDEVDPELLRTYEKLGVPLHERELLAGVAVDAVFDSVSVATTFKQKLGELGIIFCSFSEAVREHPALVQQYLGSVVPYTDNFFASLNSAVFSDGSFCYIPPGVRCPMELSTYFRINASNTGQFERTLIIADQGAYVSYLEGCTAPMRDENQLHAAVVELIALEDAQIKYSTVQNWYPGDKEGKGGIYNFVTKRGDCRGAHSKISWTQVETGSAITWKYPSVILQGDDSVGEFYSVALTNHYQQADTGTKMTHLGRNTRSTILSKGISAGHGQNAYRGLVRMARSAVGARNYSQCDSLLLGDKCAAHTFPYIEVKNATGQVEHEASTSRIGEDQLFYCQSRGVSAEDAVSMIVNGFCKEVFKELPMEFAVEAQKLLGVSLEGSIG, from the coding sequence ATGGCAACCCCGGCACGCAAGCTCGATGAACTGATCAGCCAAGGCTATAAGCATGGCTTCTACACGCCCGTGGAGACGGACACGGTGCCGTGCGGGCTGAATGAGGACGTGATCCGCATGATCTCGGCCATCAAGGGCGAGCCGGAATTCATGCGCGAGTGGCGTCTCAAGGCCTTCCGCCACTGGCTGACGATGTCCGAGCCGCACTGGGCGACGGTCAAGCACCCGCCCATCGACTACCAGGCGATTGCTTACTATGCTGCGCCGCGCTCCCAGAAAGCGGGGCCGAAGACCCTGGACGAAGTCGATCCGGAGTTGTTGCGTACCTACGAGAAGCTGGGCGTGCCCCTGCACGAGCGTGAACTGCTGGCAGGCGTGGCGGTGGACGCGGTATTCGACAGTGTCTCGGTGGCCACCACCTTCAAGCAGAAACTGGGCGAACTCGGCATCATCTTCTGCTCGTTTTCCGAGGCGGTGCGGGAGCATCCGGCGCTGGTGCAGCAGTATCTCGGCTCGGTCGTGCCCTATACCGACAACTTCTTCGCCTCGCTTAACTCCGCCGTGTTCAGCGACGGATCGTTCTGCTATATCCCGCCAGGGGTGCGCTGCCCGATGGAGCTGTCGACCTACTTCCGCATCAATGCCAGCAACACCGGCCAGTTCGAGCGCACCCTGATCATCGCCGACCAGGGCGCGTACGTCAGCTATCTGGAGGGTTGCACCGCGCCAATGCGCGACGAGAACCAGCTGCATGCCGCAGTGGTCGAGCTGATCGCGCTGGAAGATGCACAGATCAAGTACTCGACCGTGCAGAACTGGTATCCGGGCGACAAGGAAGGCAAGGGCGGCATCTACAACTTCGTCACCAAGCGCGGCGACTGCCGCGGCGCGCACTCGAAGATTTCCTGGACCCAGGTGGAGACCGGCTCCGCCATCACCTGGAAGTATCCAAGCGTGATCTTGCAGGGCGACGACTCGGTCGGCGAGTTCTATTCGGTCGCGCTGACCAATCACTACCAGCAGGCGGACACCGGAACCAAGATGACCCACCTTGGCAGGAATACCAGGAGCACCATCCTTTCCAAGGGCATTTCGGCCGGTCACGGCCAGAATGCCTACCGCGGGCTGGTGAGGATGGCCAGGAGCGCAGTCGGCGCGCGCAACTACTCGCAGTGCGATTCGCTGCTGCTGGGCGACAAATGCGCCGCCCACACCTTCCCTTATATCGAGGTGAAGAACGCCACCGGCCAGGTCGAGCACGAGGCATCGACCTCGCGCATCGGCGAGGACCAGCTGTTCTATTGCCAGAGCCGCGGTGTCAGCGCCGAGGATGCGGTGTCGATGATCGTGAACGGATTCTGCAAGGAAGTCTTCAAGGAGCTGCCGATGGAATTCGCGGTGGAAGCCCAGAAGCTGCTGGGCGTGAGCCTGGAAGGCAGTATCGGGTAA
- a CDS encoding VWA domain-containing protein, translating into MRFLWPQMLWLLASLPLLAAAYLYLISRRKKIALLYGSLALPRAALARHQRLRRHIPPLLFLVALGAALLACARPVAPITLPSDTITLVLAMDVSRSMAAADVAPTRISAAQQAARDLIIGLPASVRLGIVSFAATAIVVLPPTYNRLDMLDAVDRFQLQQGTATGSGLIQALAVLLPDDGIDLEAILFGGESLAPGTGGRSLTEAAAAEAVRKREQERQVAQPGSYRHGAVILLSDGRRTTGPDPLDAARMAAQRGVRVYTVGFGTPQDAGAAVSSLDYTMQPDEPTLRAVATLTDGEYFEAGSAADLTRVYRQLSARFALERREIEISALLAAASFVLLVAACGLSLLWFWR; encoded by the coding sequence ATGCGGTTTCTCTGGCCCCAAATGCTCTGGCTGCTGGCTTCGCTCCCCCTGCTGGCAGCCGCTTACCTGTACCTGATTTCGCGACGCAAGAAAATCGCCCTGTTGTATGGCAGTCTTGCGCTGCCGCGCGCCGCGCTGGCTCGCCATCAACGGCTGCGGCGCCACATCCCGCCGCTGCTCTTTCTCGTCGCGCTGGGCGCGGCCCTGCTGGCTTGCGCCCGTCCTGTCGCGCCCATCACGCTGCCGTCTGACACCATCACCCTGGTGCTGGCCATGGATGTCTCCCGCAGCATGGCGGCGGCCGACGTCGCGCCAACCCGGATCAGCGCCGCCCAGCAAGCTGCACGGGATCTCATCATCGGGCTACCGGCCAGCGTGCGCCTGGGCATTGTCTCCTTTGCCGCCACGGCAATCGTAGTGCTTCCCCCCACCTACAACCGGCTGGACATGCTCGACGCGGTCGATCGCTTCCAGTTGCAGCAGGGCACGGCAACAGGCAGCGGGCTGATCCAGGCGCTGGCGGTATTGTTGCCCGATGATGGCATCGACCTGGAAGCTATCCTCTTCGGCGGCGAGTCGCTTGCGCCCGGCACGGGCGGGAGATCGCTGACGGAGGCAGCCGCGGCGGAAGCCGTCCGCAAGCGCGAGCAGGAGCGGCAGGTGGCGCAGCCGGGCTCTTACCGGCACGGTGCGGTGATCCTGCTCAGTGACGGTCGCCGCACCACCGGCCCGGACCCTCTGGATGCCGCGCGCATGGCTGCTCAGCGCGGCGTGCGCGTCTATACCGTGGGCTTCGGCACGCCGCAGGACGCGGGTGCGGCAGTGTCGAGCCTGGATTACACCATGCAGCCGGATGAACCCACCTTGCGCGCGGTCGCGACGCTCACCGACGGCGAGTACTTCGAGGCTGGCTCGGCCGCGGACCTGACGCGGGTGTATCGCCAGCTGAGCGCCCGTTTCGCACTTGAGCGCAGGGAAATCGAGATCAGCGCATTGCTGGCGGCAGCCTCGTTCGTGCTGCTGGTGGCGGCGTGCGGGCTGTCGCTGCTGTGGTTCTGGCGGTGA
- a CDS encoding SUF system Fe-S cluster assembly regulator: MLRLSKLTDYGTVIMTHLARNPGRIYSAAELAGAIGVPVPTASKILKTLARHHLLQSLRGANGGYLLARPPEQISIAQVIDAMEGPAGVTECSVAAGLCAQEGLCAIRANWQSINRVIFMVLDGVTLADMAQPVLHAVDIGALHARRAHGPQAGIS, encoded by the coding sequence ATGCTCAGACTCAGCAAGCTGACCGACTACGGCACGGTGATCATGACGCACCTGGCGCGAAACCCGGGCCGGATCTACAGTGCCGCCGAGCTCGCCGGCGCGATCGGCGTGCCGGTACCGACGGCAAGCAAGATCCTGAAGACGCTGGCAAGGCACCACTTGCTGCAGTCTTTGCGCGGCGCCAATGGCGGTTATCTGCTGGCACGGCCGCCGGAACAGATTTCGATCGCACAGGTGATCGACGCCATGGAAGGCCCGGCCGGCGTGACCGAGTGCAGCGTCGCTGCCGGTCTGTGTGCGCAGGAAGGTCTGTGCGCCATCCGCGCCAACTGGCAATCGATCAACAGAGTGATCTTTATGGTGCTTGACGGCGTGACACTGGCAGATATGGCACAACCGGTACTGCACGCGGTAGATATTGGCGCCTTGCACGCCCGACGCGCACACGGGCCGCAAGCTGGCATTTCGTGA
- a CDS encoding cysteine desulfurase has protein sequence MNTAAHELTAVERAVPPAGLEAERLRQDFPILRQTVNGKPLVYLDNAATTQKPQSVIHCEARYYSALNANIHRGLHTLSQRATDAYEAARDAVRDLINAAGREEIVFVRGTTEAINLVAASFGQRLRPGDEILISAMEHHSNIVPWQLACQRTGALLQVAPINDAGELMLEQFAQLLGPRTRLVALAHLSNALGTVNPVRDIIELAHARDIPVLIDGAQAVPHLKVDVQALDCDFYAFSGHKLYGPTGVGVLYGKAALLDAMPPYQGGGDMIREVTFHKTTYNDLPYKFEAGTPNIAGVIGLGAAIGYVRAVGLEAIAAHEHALLGYATARAGQVAGLRMIGTATDKASILSFTLDGIHAHDVGTILDQHGVAVRAGHHCAMPVMERFGVPATVRASFALYNTREEVDALFAAVRAAQEVFA, from the coding sequence ATGAACACGGCAGCGCATGAACTGACGGCCGTGGAGCGCGCGGTGCCGCCCGCCGGCCTGGAAGCAGAGCGGCTGCGCCAGGATTTCCCCATCCTGCGCCAGACCGTCAACGGCAAGCCGCTGGTCTATCTGGACAACGCCGCCACCACCCAGAAGCCGCAAAGCGTGATCCATTGCGAAGCGCGTTACTACAGCGCGCTCAACGCCAACATCCACCGCGGCCTGCACACCCTGAGCCAGCGCGCCACCGATGCCTACGAAGCCGCACGCGACGCCGTGCGAGACCTGATCAACGCGGCCGGGCGCGAGGAGATCGTGTTCGTGCGCGGCACCACCGAGGCGATCAACCTGGTGGCGGCAAGCTTCGGCCAGCGCCTGCGCCCGGGCGACGAGATCCTGATCAGTGCGATGGAGCACCACTCCAATATCGTGCCGTGGCAACTGGCGTGCCAGCGCACCGGCGCCTTGCTGCAGGTGGCGCCGATCAACGATGCCGGCGAGCTGATGCTGGAACAGTTCGCGCAGTTGCTCGGCCCCCGCACCAGGCTGGTCGCGTTGGCGCACCTCTCCAACGCGCTCGGCACGGTCAACCCGGTGCGAGACATCATCGAGCTGGCGCATGCCCGGGACATCCCGGTGCTGATCGATGGCGCCCAGGCGGTGCCGCACCTCAAGGTCGACGTACAGGCGCTCGATTGCGATTTCTACGCCTTCTCCGGGCACAAGCTCTACGGCCCCACGGGCGTCGGCGTGCTCTATGGCAAGGCTGCGCTGCTCGATGCCATGCCGCCTTACCAGGGCGGCGGGGACATGATCCGCGAGGTCACGTTCCATAAAACCACTTACAACGATCTTCCCTACAAGTTCGAGGCCGGCACCCCCAATATCGCCGGCGTCATCGGCCTTGGCGCGGCCATCGGGTATGTGCGCGCGGTCGGCCTGGAGGCCATCGCCGCCCACGAGCATGCGCTGCTCGGCTATGCCACCGCGCGGGCGGGGCAGGTCGCCGGGCTGCGCATGATCGGCACGGCAACCGACAAGGCGAGCATCCTCTCGTTCACCCTGGACGGCATCCATGCCCACGATGTCGGCACCATCCTCGATCAGCACGGCGTGGCGGTCCGTGCCGGCCACCATTGCGCCATGCCCGTGATGGAGCGCTTCGGCGTGCCTGCTACGGTGCGCGCGTCCTTCGCGCTGTACAACACGCGTGAAGAAGTGGATGCGCTGTTTGCTGCCGTGCGCGCGGCACAGGAGGTATTCGCCTGA
- a CDS encoding SUF system Fe-S cluster assembly protein: MSMIDWLRKAEEHEDRFEPEPDSLEGRVIAALRTVYDPEIPVNIYDLGLVYQLSADEASGKVGIRMTLTAPGCPVAQAFPSVVQEAVMEASGVNEVEVELVWDPPWSRARMSEAARLELGLI; the protein is encoded by the coding sequence ATGAGCATGATCGATTGGCTGCGCAAGGCCGAGGAACACGAAGACAGGTTCGAGCCTGAGCCGGACAGCCTCGAAGGGCGGGTGATAGCGGCCTTGCGTACGGTGTACGACCCCGAGATCCCGGTCAACATCTACGACCTTGGCCTGGTCTACCAGTTATCGGCGGACGAAGCCAGCGGCAAGGTGGGCATCCGGATGACGCTGACCGCGCCGGGCTGCCCGGTGGCACAGGCCTTCCCGAGTGTGGTGCAGGAGGCCGTGATGGAAGCCAGCGGGGTGAACGAAGTCGAGGTTGAACTGGTATGGGACCCGCCCTGGTCGAGAGCACGAATGAGCGAGGCGGCCCGCCTGGAACTGGGGCTGATCTGA
- the sufU gene encoding Fe-S cluster assembly sulfur transfer protein SufU — translation MSDLRNLYQEMVVDHSRSPRNFGRLAAANRSAEGFNPLCGDRLTLYLSIRGGVIEDASFEGSGCAISTASASLMTEALKGKTEAEARALFSGFHALVTGEPGLASFPMGKLEVLAGVREFPARVKCATLAWHTMQAALENSARPVSTE, via the coding sequence ATGTCTGACCTGCGCAACCTCTACCAGGAAATGGTGGTCGACCACAGCCGCTCGCCGCGCAATTTCGGGCGGCTGGCGGCAGCGAATCGCAGCGCCGAGGGCTTCAACCCGCTGTGCGGCGACCGGCTGACGCTGTACCTGAGCATCCGCGGCGGAGTGATCGAAGACGCCAGCTTCGAGGGCTCGGGCTGTGCCATCTCCACCGCCTCGGCCTCGCTGATGACAGAAGCGCTCAAGGGCAAGACCGAGGCGGAGGCACGGGCCTTGTTCTCGGGCTTTCACGCGCTGGTGACCGGAGAGCCGGGGCTGGCCAGCTTTCCGATGGGCAAGCTGGAGGTCCTGGCCGGCGTGCGCGAGTTCCCGGCACGCGTGAAGTGCGCAACCCTGGCCTGGCACACCATGCAAGCGGCTTTGGAGAACAGCGCCAGGCCGGTCTCGACGGAGTGA
- a CDS encoding SDR family oxidoreductase, with amino-acid sequence MVNQPNQPVTVITGASRGLGRAAARRLATVEGHLVVATARRPTDLELLETELRLAGHPIACHSLDVTEDSSVAALANWLTERFGRVDALINNAGVSLDHYDTSLLELPLETLRRTLDINLFGVLRVTQALAPLLRASRAGRVVNLASGMGQLAEMGSGVPAYRISKTALNAVTRILAVEMSDSGVKVNSVCPGWCRTDLGGPDAPRSPEQGIDSVVWLATLPDDGPTGGFFRDRQSIPW; translated from the coding sequence ATGGTCAACCAACCCAACCAACCTGTTACCGTCATTACTGGCGCGAGCCGCGGCTTGGGCCGCGCCGCCGCGCGCCGGCTGGCCACCGTGGAAGGCCATCTGGTCGTCGCCACGGCGCGCAGGCCGACAGACCTCGAGTTGCTGGAGACAGAGCTCCGGCTTGCGGGTCACCCGATCGCTTGCCACTCCCTCGACGTTACGGAAGACAGCTCGGTGGCTGCGCTGGCCAACTGGCTGACCGAACGCTTCGGTCGCGTGGACGCGCTGATCAACAACGCTGGTGTTTCGCTCGACCACTACGACACCAGCCTGCTCGAACTGCCGCTCGAAACCCTGCGCCGCACCCTCGATATCAATCTTTTCGGCGTGCTGCGGGTCACCCAGGCGTTGGCGCCGCTGTTGCGCGCCAGCCGCGCCGGCCGGGTGGTCAACCTGGCTTCGGGCATGGGACAGCTGGCGGAAATGGGGAGCGGCGTGCCAGCCTACCGAATCTCGAAAACGGCGCTGAACGCCGTCACACGCATCCTGGCCGTCGAGATGAGCGATAGCGGCGTCAAGGTCAACTCAGTGTGCCCCGGCTGGTGTCGCACCGACCTGGGCGGCCCCGATGCGCCGCGCTCGCCCGAGCAGGGCATCGACTCCGTGGTGTGGCTGGCAACGCTGCCCGACGATGGCCCCACCGGTGGCTTCTTCCGCGATCGCCAGTCGATTCCATGGTAG
- a CDS encoding thioredoxin domain-containing protein, with amino-acid sequence MTRNRLATETSPYLRQHAENPVDWYPWCEEAFRRARDEDKPVLLSVGYATCHWCHVMAHESFENPRIAGLMNERFISIKVDRQERPDLDDIYQKVPQMMGQGGGWPLTVFLTPQGEPFFGGTYFPPEDRYGRPGLERVLLSLSEAWTHRRQELRDTIAQFQQGFRLLEDADLSREAAEVEDLPAQTAFALARNTDPIHGGLGGAPKFPNASAYDLVLRIYQRTGEPALLEALERTLDGMAAGGIHDQLGGGFARYSVDERWAVPHFEKMLYDNGQLVKLYADAYRLTGKQAWRRVFEGTIAYILRDMTHPDGGFYAGEDADSEGEEGRFYVWTPAEVKAVLGDSEGALACRAYGVTDGGNVAPGRSVLHRALTPPLVEEARLEGWRERLLAARAQRVRPGRDDNILAGWNGLMIQGLCTAYQATGNPAHLAAARRAAGFIEDKLTMPDGGVYRCWKDGTVKVPGFLEDYAFLANALIDLYESCFDRRYLDRAAELVARILDKFWEEGLYFTSHDAEPLVHRPRAPYDSAWPSGISASVFSFLRLHELTGEDRYRDFAEQEFQRYGAAATAAPAGFVHLLAARDFAQRGALGILFAGDKAAAAPLVKSVHRAYLPARVLAFAEDVPVGQGRQPVDGRPAAYVCRHHTCTAPVTTAQALLERCAA; translated from the coding sequence ATGACGAGGAACCGGCTCGCCACAGAAACCTCGCCTTACCTCCGGCAACACGCGGAGAATCCGGTCGACTGGTATCCCTGGTGCGAAGAGGCGTTTCGCCGCGCGCGCGACGAGGACAAGCCGGTGCTGCTTTCCGTCGGCTATGCCACATGCCATTGGTGCCACGTCATGGCACACGAATCGTTCGAGAATCCCCGGATCGCCGGCCTGATGAACGAGCGTTTCATCAGTATCAAGGTTGACCGGCAGGAACGTCCCGACCTCGACGACATTTACCAGAAAGTCCCCCAGATGATGGGACAGGGCGGCGGCTGGCCGCTCACGGTGTTCCTGACACCGCAAGGAGAGCCGTTCTTTGGTGGCACCTACTTTCCGCCGGAGGACCGCTACGGGCGCCCCGGGTTGGAGCGTGTGCTGCTGAGCCTGAGCGAAGCCTGGACGCATCGCCGCCAGGAACTGCGCGATACCATCGCGCAGTTTCAGCAGGGGTTCCGGCTGCTGGAAGACGCGGACCTGAGCCGTGAAGCCGCGGAAGTCGAGGACCTGCCCGCGCAGACAGCCTTCGCCCTCGCGCGAAATACGGATCCGATCCACGGCGGGTTGGGCGGAGCGCCCAAGTTTCCCAACGCAAGCGCCTACGACCTCGTGCTGCGCATCTATCAGCGAACTGGTGAACCCGCGCTGCTCGAAGCGCTGGAGCGCACGCTCGACGGCATGGCGGCCGGCGGCATCCATGACCAGCTCGGTGGTGGGTTCGCCCGCTACAGTGTCGATGAACGCTGGGCCGTGCCCCACTTCGAAAAGATGCTTTACGACAACGGCCAGCTCGTCAAACTGTACGCGGACGCCTATCGCCTGACCGGCAAGCAAGCCTGGCGCCGCGTATTCGAGGGGACTATCGCGTACATTCTGCGGGACATGACGCACCCCGATGGCGGCTTTTATGCTGGCGAAGATGCCGACAGCGAAGGCGAGGAAGGCCGCTTTTATGTCTGGACGCCGGCCGAGGTGAAGGCGGTCCTGGGCGACTCCGAGGGGGCCCTGGCGTGTCGCGCCTACGGCGTGACCGACGGCGGGAACGTTGCACCCGGCAGATCGGTGCTCCACCGTGCGCTCACGCCGCCCCTCGTGGAGGAGGCGCGACTCGAAGGCTGGCGCGAGCGGCTGTTGGCAGCACGCGCCCAGCGTGTGCGCCCCGGCCGTGACGACAACATTCTCGCCGGCTGGAACGGTCTCATGATCCAGGGGCTTTGCACGGCTTACCAGGCGACGGGCAACCCCGCACACCTCGCCGCCGCACGGCGTGCCGCCGGCTTTATCGAGGACAAGCTCACCATGCCGGACGGCGGCGTGTACCGGTGCTGGAAGGACGGCACAGTCAAGGTGCCAGGGTTCCTGGAAGACTATGCCTTCCTGGCCAACGCTCTGATCGATCTCTACGAATCCTGCTTCGACAGGCGATACCTTGATCGCGCAGCCGAACTCGTGGCACGGATACTGGATAAGTTCTGGGAAGAAGGGCTGTATTTCACGTCCCACGATGCCGAGCCATTGGTGCACAGGCCTCGCGCGCCATACGACAGCGCCTGGCCGTCGGGCATTTCAGCCAGCGTGTTCTCCTTCCTGCGCTTGCATGAACTCACCGGCGAGGATCGCTACCGTGACTTCGCCGAGCAAGAGTTTCAGCGATATGGGGCTGCCGCCACCGCGGCCCCGGCCGGCTTCGTGCACCTCCTTGCCGCCAGGGACTTCGCGCAGCGCGGCGCGCTCGGGATCCTGTTTGCCGGCGATAAGGCGGCTGCCGCCCCATTGGTGAAAAGCGTTCACCGCGCCTACCTGCCGGCACGCGTCCTGGCATTCGCCGAAGACGTTCCGGTCGGCCAGGGGCGGCAACCGGTCGACGGCCGGCCGGCAGCCTACGTGTGCCGACATCACACCTGTACCGCGCCGGTAACCACCGCCCAGGCGCTCCTTGAACGCTGCGCGGCGTGA
- the sufC gene encoding Fe-S cluster assembly ATPase SufC, with protein MLEIRKLHVSVDDKPILHGIDLSVKAGEVHAIMGPNGSGKSTLAHVLAGRDRFTVTAGEVLYDGTNLIGMPPEERARAGIFLAFQYPVEIPGVSNIYLLKAGLNAIRKHRGERELDAMDFLALVKDKLQLMEMDQDLLYRSVNEGFSGGEKKRNEILQMAVLEPRLAILDETDSGLDIDALKIVARGIEAMRSPQRAIVLVTHYQRLLDYIVPDQVHVLAQGRIAKSGGPELARELERSGYAAIEAQAVIGMESSA; from the coding sequence ATGCTTGAGATTCGCAAGCTGCACGTCAGCGTCGACGACAAGCCCATCCTGCACGGCATCGACCTCAGCGTGAAGGCCGGCGAGGTGCACGCCATCATGGGCCCCAACGGTTCAGGCAAGAGCACCCTGGCCCATGTACTGGCCGGGCGCGACCGCTTTACCGTGACTGCGGGCGAAGTCCTCTACGACGGTACGAACCTGATTGGCATGCCGCCTGAAGAGCGCGCCCGCGCTGGCATTTTCCTCGCCTTCCAATATCCGGTGGAGATCCCCGGCGTTTCGAATATCTACCTGCTCAAGGCTGGGCTCAACGCGATTCGCAAGCACCGCGGCGAGCGGGAGCTGGACGCCATGGATTTCCTCGCCCTGGTCAAGGACAAGCTCCAGCTCATGGAGATGGACCAGGACCTGCTTTACCGCTCGGTGAATGAGGGCTTCTCCGGCGGCGAGAAGAAGCGCAACGAGATCCTGCAGATGGCGGTGCTGGAGCCCCGGCTCGCCATTCTGGACGAGACCGACTCCGGTCTCGACATCGATGCGCTCAAGATCGTCGCCAGGGGCATTGAAGCCATGCGCAGCCCACAGCGCGCCATTGTGCTGGTCACGCACTACCAGCGCCTGCTCGATTACATCGTGCCGGATCAGGTTCACGTGCTTGCGCAAGGCCGCATCGCCAAGTCCGGCGGGCCCGAGCTGGCGCGCGAACTGGAGCGCAGCGGCTATGCCGCGATAGAGGCGCAAGCCGTCATCGGGATGGAGTCCTCAGCATGA
- the sufD gene encoding Fe-S cluster assembly protein SufD has product MSASGLEHYLAEFDRVEAALPGRRLGWLAHARRQALDHFAQAGFPTLRQEDWKYTSVAALERSRFAVALPQAGDGLDAAVAARIEAFALAGAHLMVFVNGVYQPQWSRIGALPAGIELASLAATLEHAPDCLEAPLLRGASHYPSGFAALNMAFMTDGACIRVAAGTVAEQPIHLLFLVTAGELATHARNVVVAQAGSRVCIVEHHSGLDGLGYCTNTLTDIVAERDAQVEHHKLQQESLKAFHIAGVNLDQQQGSRFASSSIALGSALARVDIEVGLNAEHTECSLDGLYMTAGRQHIDHHTRIDHASPHSKSRELYKGVLAGASRAVFNGKVVVHADAQHSDAHQSNRNLLLSDQAEVDTKPQLEIYADDVKCGHGATVGQLDAEQIYYLRSRGMDDAAARALLTFAFAEEIVSRLGPAPLRTRLEALLRGKLPEPVKELP; this is encoded by the coding sequence ATGAGCGCAAGCGGACTGGAGCACTATCTCGCCGAGTTCGACCGCGTCGAGGCCGCGCTGCCCGGCCGCCGCCTGGGCTGGCTCGCGCACGCGCGCCGCCAGGCGCTGGATCATTTCGCGCAAGCCGGGTTTCCCACGCTGCGCCAGGAGGACTGGAAATACACCAGCGTGGCCGCACTCGAGAGAAGCCGCTTTGCCGTGGCACTGCCGCAGGCCGGCGACGGCCTGGACGCTGCGGTGGCAGCGCGGATCGAGGCGTTCGCCCTGGCCGGCGCGCACCTGATGGTGTTCGTCAATGGCGTGTACCAGCCGCAATGGTCGCGCATCGGTGCCTTGCCTGCGGGGATTGAGCTCGCCAGCCTCGCCGCGACGCTGGAGCACGCACCGGACTGCCTGGAAGCGCCGCTGCTGCGCGGCGCAAGCCATTACCCGTCCGGTTTCGCCGCCCTGAACATGGCGTTCATGACCGATGGTGCCTGTATCCGCGTGGCGGCCGGAACCGTCGCGGAACAGCCGATCCACTTGCTGTTCCTTGTCACCGCCGGCGAGCTGGCAACCCATGCGCGCAATGTGGTGGTGGCGCAAGCCGGCAGCCGGGTCTGCATCGTCGAGCACCACTCGGGCCTGGATGGCCTGGGCTATTGCACCAATACCCTCACTGACATTGTTGCCGAACGCGATGCGCAGGTCGAACATCACAAGCTGCAGCAGGAGAGCCTCAAGGCCTTCCATATTGCCGGCGTCAATCTGGACCAGCAGCAGGGTAGCCGCTTCGCCTCCAGTTCCATTGCGCTGGGCAGCGCCCTCGCGCGAGTCGACATCGAAGTCGGGCTGAATGCCGAGCATACCGAATGTTCGCTGGACGGGCTGTATATGACCGCCGGGCGGCAGCATATCGACCACCACACCCGCATCGACCACGCCAGCCCGCACAGCAAGAGTCGCGAGTTGTACAAGGGCGTGCTGGCGGGCGCCTCGCGCGCGGTCTTCAACGGCAAGGTGGTGGTGCATGCCGACGCCCAGCACAGCGACGCCCACCAGTCCAACCGCAACCTGCTGCTGTCGGACCAGGCCGAGGTGGACACCAAGCCGCAGCTGGAGATCTATGCCGACGACGTCAAGTGCGGCCACGGCGCCACCGTCGGCCAGCTCGATGCCGAGCAGATCTACTACCTGCGCTCGCGTGGGATGGACGATGCCGCGGCGCGTGCCCTGCTGACTTTTGCCTTTGCCGAAGAGATTGTCAGCCGGCTCGGCCCCGCCCCATTGCGCACGCGGCTGGAAGCGCTCCTGCGCGGCAAGCTGCCGGAGCCTGTGAAGGAGTTGCCATGA